The DNA sequence TTCAAGATGGGTCTCCCAACGTTCAAGCGGGGCCGCCCGAAACGCCCGCGGACGCGGTCATTTGGACGGAGCCGCCGACAATGGCTGCCATCGCCGGCAATCGAATGACCGTGACCGAAGCCATCGAAAACGGACTCGTCAAGATCGATGGCGACCCCGACGCTTTGCAATCGCTCCTCGAGATGCTGGAGGCCAGCCTCGCGCAAAGGTCGGGTTCCTGATCGGATCCGTCAGGCGCTATCAATCGCATCGGGCGCGTAGACCCCACGCCCACGGAAGTGCGCCACGCACCTGCCCAAACACGGGCGTGACACACCTGCGCGGGCGCCGCAACATGCAGGCTGTCGGCGACGGAACCACGTGACCTTTCGTCAGCGACACGAAAGTTATGGTGCCGCAATCCGTTACGTGAATCAACGAATGTTACGTTGCTACCGTGTGGGTACACCAAGTCCACAAGGGTGCCGCCTGACATCTTCGCCATTTCACCGTTGTTGCGTTCGCAGTGCGGCGTACAGTCCGGGTTCAGAGCGTAGTGACAGGCCAAGGGGGCGAATCCATGCGTATGAATACAACTGTTCGGACAATCGGCGTTGGGGCCGTTGCAGCCGGAGCTGCGGCATTGGTGATCGGTGTCGGCCCCGCCGCTGCCGCACCGGATACCGGATCAGCGAGTGGGGGCAGCGCTGACCTTTCTGTGACAATTTCCTCGAGCTTCGACACCTGCCATCTGACGGTCACAAACCGCGGCCCCGACACCGCCTACAACGTCATCGCTGGGCCCAGCAGCCTGGTCGCGCTGCTGGCAGGTGGGCCGCCGCGGTATCTCGGCAACATTGCCGCCGGCCAGTCACTGACCGAATACTTTGGAGGTTGCGGCTTTATCGCCGGGGCGCCCCTGACGTACTTCGCGCTGTCCACCACCGGCGACCCCGCCCCAGCGAACAACACCGTCACGTACAACATCAATTAGACGCCTGGGTTCAGCAGCAGGTCGGTGTGCGGCATCTGAGACGTCTCCAGCTCAAGATTGGGCTTGCAACATCCGCTCGACTGCGGTGACCACCGCTTGCCGGCGAGCAGCGTCTCCATCTCCATCGTTCTCGTATTCGTCAAGTCCGGTAAGCCCTTTGGGTGACAGCTGCCAGGCTTGCGCGATGGCGTAGATGAAGACCAGGACGTCGACGGCCGACAGTGGTTGGGCCGCATCCGTCGCGACAGCGAGCGCCTTGTTCCGATAGATATCGCTGGGCTCAGCAGTTGCTTCTGGCCGCTCGAGCTGAGCCCACATGCTCAGCCGAAGCACTTCGGGGAACCGCTG is a window from the Williamsia sp. DF01-3 genome containing:
- a CDS encoding TetR family transcriptional regulator; this encodes MARDAEATKERILAAATDEFSAHGFAGGRVERIAAKAQSNVRMIYAYYGGKSGLFDATLAAALRRMAENVPPRPEDLAGWAGDVFDHHQRFPEVLRLSMWAQLERPEATAEPSDIYRNKALAVATDAAQPLSAVDVLVFIYAIAQAWQLSPKGLTGLDEYENDGDGDAARRQAVVTAVERMLQAQS